The genomic stretch TTACCGCGTTGATCAACAGCTCGGGATCGAATTCCCGGATTTCTTCATAAGTGATAAACCGGTGTGCGTGGAAAAAGTACCTTAGCTTTTTCTTGTTGATATCAAAAACGCCGACTTCGTGCTCCAGACACAGGGATTCTACAAACCATGCACCCATATTGCCGGCACCGAGAACAAGTATTTTCATAGTATGGCTTTTCTGTTTTGTTATGATTTAATTTATGTGTTGTGTTTACATTATTTTTATTGAGCTGATTTTATGATTGAATGTCTGAAGGGGTGAAATATGGCCACGAATCCCGCTTTCAGACGGGACAAGTGCACGAATAAATAAATGATTGAATAAAGCAAAGGGCTTGGAGTGCAGAGCCCAGGGCGACTGTCCCGGGTCTCGTGTCCCGTGTCCCGGGTTGGTTGTAGCTAAAGCTACTGCTCTTAGTTTTATTTCATTTCGTAGCATTGTTGCTCCTCTACAATCTTCTAACCTATTGTTCTTTCTTGCCATTGTTCTTTTGCGCCATCGTGCAGTCGTGCTGTCGTTCCCGAATCCCGAGACGCAAGCCTTGCGTCTCTACTTGCCTGTAGCTACATCGCTGCCTACTGCTGCCTACTATCTACTGTCCACTATCTACTGTCCACTGCCTACTGTCTTTACCTGTCAAAACTCACTACTCAAAACTCACTACTCATCTTCCTTCCTTCCAGCCGAGGAGACACGCCACGGCATGTCTCTACTCACTTCCCGTATTCCCGTCTTCTCGTTCCTTCGTTCCATCGTTTTTTTGTGCCGTCGTGCTTTTGTGCTTTCGTGCCAGCGGGCTGTCGTTCCCGAACCCCGAGACGCAAACATTGCGTCTCTACTGCTGTGCCTTTAGCTACACTACTCAAAACTCACTACTACTCATCATTTCCCGTCTTCTCCTCTTCTCGTTCCATTGTTCTTTCGCGCTGTCGTGCAGTCGTGCAGTCGTGCTGTCGTTCCCGAATCCCGAGACGCAAGCCTTGCGTCTCTACTGCAATGCCTGTAGCTACAACGCTGCCTACTGTCTTTACTCACTACTCATTACTCACTACTCATTACTCTTCTCCTCGGTCTTAGCCTTATTCATGCATTCTTTCTTTCCTGCATCTCCTTTTCCACCTGGCTCATGATCTTTTCCTGATGGCTAATGGACTCCTGGTGAATGGCCCTGAAGATTTTCGTAATGAAATGGGGGGAAAGGTTCTTCATCTCACCCTGCTTGATGCGTTTGTTCAGAATTTCATCCCAGCGTTTGGTCTGCAGGATGGTGATGTCGTTTTCCTTTTTGTACCGCCCGATTTGTTCAGCTACTTTCATCCGTTTTTCAAAGATATCCAGAACCATGTCGTCATATTTGTCTATCTGTACACGGAGTTCCTCGATGGTGGCCTGCTGATCCTTATTCAGTTCTTCGTTTCTGAGCACAAGCTTGTCCAGCATGGATTTCAGCTCTTCGGGAGTGATCTGCTGTTTGGCATCGCTCCAGGCTTCTTCAGGATTGTGGTGCGATTCAATGATCAGCCCTTCGAAATTGAGGTCCATGGCTTTCTGTGAGATATCAAACAGATTCTCCCAATTACCGCAGATATGGCTGGGATCTGTTATAATGGGAAGCTCGGGTGCCTTTCGCTTCAATTCAATAGGTATTTCCCATTGCGGTGGATTTCTGTAGATGGAACTTTCATAGCTCGAGAAACCCCTGTGAATGGCTGCCAGCTTGGTAATTCCGGCATGGTTGATGCGTTCGATGGCACCAAGCCACAGGTTAACATCCGGGTTGATCGGGTTTTTAACCATGATGGGAATATCCACTCCCTTGAGGGCATCGGCTATTTCCTGTACCGCAAAAGGGTTGGCTGAAGTCCGCGCTCCTATCCATAAAATGTCCACCCCGTATTTCAGGGCTTCATATACGTGTTTTACATTGGCTACTTCCGTAGCCATATACATACCGGTTTCCTCCTTGGCTTTCTGCAGCCACTTCAGGGCTTTTGAACCGTGGCCTTCGAAGCCCGACGGTCTTGTACGAGGTTTCCATATCCCTGCACGAAAGATTTGAACTCCGTTTTTAGCAAGTTTTTTTGCTGTGTCCAATACCTGCTCTTCGGTTTCGGCACTGCAAGGTCCGGAAATGACCAGGGGTCGCTCCGTATTCAAGCCTGGTAAAGTAAAAGGCTCTAAATTCAGTTTTTCTGCCATAGCTATTTAGTTTATCGTTTGATGAATTCGTGATTTTGCTTCCTGTAAATCGTTTTCATTGCTGCACAGAGAAATGCGCAGGTATCTTTTGCCGTTTTCCCCGAAAATAAAGCCTGGTGTGATGAACACATTGGCCTGGTGCAGTATTTCTTCAGATAATGTTTCCGCATCTTCTGCCTCATCAGGTATTTTGGCCCATACGAACAGTCCGGTGGCATCTTTGGAATAGTTGCAGTTTAACAGATCAAAGATCTCCCGGACGATGGTACGTCGCTTTTGATACATGCTGTTCAGCTCCCGGTACCATTCATCCGGTAGCTGCAAGGCTGTAACGGCAGCCTGCTGTACCGCGTAAAACATTCCTGAATGCACATTCGAGTTCACTTTTTGCACGGTTTGAATGTATTCATCTTTGCCGCCAAGCATACCTACACGCCAGCCGGCCATATTGTGGGATTTGCTAAGCGAATTGAGCTCAATGGCCACCTCCTTTGCACCGTCTGCTTCCAGGATGCTTCGGGGGTTTTCATTCAGGATGAAGCTGTAGGGATTGTCGTTACATATCAGAATATGATGTTTGCGGCCAAATTCAACCAGTTTGGCGAACAAATCCGCTGAAGCCGTTGCTCCTGTTGGCATGTTGGGATAATTGACCCACATCAGCTTGACATTGCTGAGATCCCTTTGTTCCAGTTTTTCAAAGTCGGGCGCCCAGTTGTTTTGCTCATCCAGATCATAGGTCAGAATATCGGCCTGCATAAGTTGGGACACGGCCTGGTAGGTAGGATATCCGGGGTCCGGGATCAGTACTCCGTCACCAGGGTTGAGGAAAGCCATGGAGATGTATAGGATTCCTTCCTTGGAGCCGATCAGCGGTAAGATTTCTTTGTCCGGATCGAGTATTACGTTATAATACCGTTTATACCATTCCGAAAAAGCATTGCGGAGCTCCGGTAAGCCGACATACCCCTTGTATCCATGTGCATGATCCTTTTCTGCTTCCCGTTGAAGGGTTTGAATCACTTCTTCTGAGGGTGGCCGGTCGGGGCTTCCGATGCCGAGATTCAGCACCGGCTTGCCATCTGCGCGCATCCGGGCGATCTCCTTAAGCTTTTTGGAGAAATAGTATTCTTTAACAGTGTGCAATCGGTCTGCCGGATCGATAATCATAATTTATCCCCCTTTACATGATGGATTTTCCGCGTTTGTATTCTCCCAGAATTTCCAGTCCGCTTGTAAACGGCGTAACAGCGCTCAGGGCCTGCTGATAACTTTCGTAATCGTCGAATTCCACATCCACATAAAACTGGTATTCCCAATCCTTGCCAATAATAGGCAACGATTGGATCTTAGAAAGATTGATGTGATGGAACGAGAAGATGGACAATACTTTTGACAGGCTGCCGATTTTATGGGCCAGGGCAAAGGTCAGGGAAGATTTGTTGACATTTTTTTCTTCCTCATCATCTCCGTTGCGGTCCTTTAAAATTAAAAAGCGGGTATAGTTCTTCTTATTGCTTTCTATACCCGCTTTGATAACCTCAAGGTCATATCGTACTGCTGCCTGTTCACTGGATATGGCACCAACACCTTTTAATTCATTGTCTCTAATATGTTTGGCGCTTAATGCTGTATCAGGGCTTTCAATATAACGGATGTTCGGATGCTGTTCGAAGAAATCCTGGCATTGTAGCAGCGCCATGGAATGGGAGTAGACTTCTTTGATGTCATCGATCGTCTGACCGGGTAGTGCTACCAGATTTTGCTTAATACGCAGGTAGATCTCACCGATTATTTTCATATTGGAATCTTTAAGAAGCTTATAGTTGGGTATGATGCTGCCTGCCACCATATTTTCGATGGCCATGATGCCATAGTCTGCATGCTGATTCGCCAGATTCTTAAGCAACTGGCTGAAAGTTTGACCCGGTACTATATCGACATTGTCCTTTTCAAAGTAATGCAATGCGGCAATTTCGTGGAAAGCTCCGTAACCACCCTGAATGGCCACCCGTAATGGTTTTGTAGTCACCTGTTTCATTTTCTCATCGTTTAATTTATATTTCGTATTCTATCGGTTAACTGCCAAAAAAAATCCCGCGGGATCTCCTCGGGATTTCAATTATAGATTGTTCTTCAAATTCTATAATATCCATCCCTTTACTCTATAAAAAAATAAAAGTAGTTGTTAAAAAAGCCGTAAAAGAAAAATGTAAAGATGTGGATGCGCATAGTTCCTGATTTTAATGATTTACAAAAAAATAATCCCGAATTTCTCCGGGATTATTTGTATCTTATCTGTTTGCAATCTATACAAATAATCCCCTTATCTTCCAAAATAAAAGAAGAAATAAAAAAAGGAAATATTTGTATGACTTTGCCGCATGAGCCTTTTCTGTTTTGTGGGTGTAAAAGTAGAAATAATTTTAAAGCCGACCAAACATTTAATAAAATATTTTACATACAACTTATTTTGTATTGGAAGAAAACGTTTTACGTTGTAGCGGGGTTAAACTTACCTGACCCATCAGGCCGGACCCGAAAGGTTCCCATTCCTCTGCGGTAAACAGACCGTCGTCGTCTCTGTTTTCAGGTTTTCTTGCCGGAAAGTTGATGTTATAGAATTTTTTCCAGTATACGCCTTCCCTGTCCATATAGGCAATCCTGTTGGCCATCAGATTACTTACTCTGATCTCCAGGGTATTGTTTTTTTCAATCCGGTGCTCATTTACTACCAGATGGTGGGGAGGATGTATAGTCGTTCCCAGTTTTTTCCCATTCCAATGCACTTCAGCACTTTCACCGACCTTTCCGAGATCGAGCATCCACGCATCTGCATCCGGTATTTCAGAGGCATCCAGAATAATGGTATAGGATGCGGTGCCGGAAAACCTTTTATATAAATCTCCGCCCATCTCGGTCCAGGATTTTAGTTGTTTCGTTTCTAACCTTGGGGGCATTTGGGGGCCTCCATCCTCAAAGCTGACCTTCCAGTTTTTCTTGATTGACATGGAATCACCTGCTTTTTCCCAATAGGGATAATTATCTGCACTGACCGCCGCCTTGTCGTATGTTTCAAGAATACAGGATTCTCCGGGCCTGAGCTGAAAATAAACGGAGCCGTCTTTTCGGGTTGCGGCTTTTCCGTACCGGTCATTCATCGGATTATACAGAACAACTGATGAGGCATCTTTTTTTAATTGGACCCATTGATCGACCTTTTTGCTGCTTCTGTTTAAAATGAAGTAGGTGTGGCCGTGAGGCTGTTTTCGCCGGATAAACCACAAACTGTCTTTTACCATCGGTTCAGGTTGAACACCTGTGGCAGTGAGAATTTCATTTACCGGTTTTCCTTTAAAGAAAGCTCCTTTACCTGCCCCGGCCTTGTCTATGTCATTATCTAAAGAGGAAAAGTCAGGTTTTGTTTTGAATTCCCGGTATTGCTCCTGCCGTTTTTCGAGATTGCCAAACCCGGGAACATCGCCAGGCATTGTACCGGCAAATATGATTTTGGCGCCTTTGTTTGCCAGATCATACAGATGCTGGATCGTTTCAATAGGCATGTATTCAGTTTGGGGGACCACTATTGCCTGATAGCGGCTATCCTGTGCTGTTATCTGCTCATTTTTGAAGGAAAGTGTGGTGATCTGACGATCAGAGACAAAATCAAAGGTATATCCCTGGTTGTGAAGTTTTATTCCAAGTTCACGGGCTGAAGTGCCTTCAGCGCCACCATCAAAATGTTCCAGTAGCCGGTCTGAGAGGTGAGACCATCTGTCATAAACCGGAAAGTATACCAACAGGTCGTTGTCGGGTTTTCCAGTTTGAAGAAATGACTGGCAACGCGTTACATAATGATTGAGTGCCGGGAAATCGTGCCAGAAAGGATTGGTCGGTCCGAAATGCACG from Bacteroidales bacterium encodes the following:
- a CDS encoding prephenate dehydrogenase/arogenate dehydrogenase family protein — translated: MKILVLGAGNMGAWFVESLCLEHEVGVFDINKKKLRYFFHAHRFITYEEIREFDPELLINAV
- a CDS encoding bifunctional 3-deoxy-7-phosphoheptulonate synthase/chorismate mutase type II; translation: MAEKLNLEPFTLPGLNTERPLVISGPCSAETEEQVLDTAKKLAKNGVQIFRAGIWKPRTRPSGFEGHGSKALKWLQKAKEETGMYMATEVANVKHVYEALKYGVDILWIGARTSANPFAVQEIADALKGVDIPIMVKNPINPDVNLWLGAIERINHAGITKLAAIHRGFSSYESSIYRNPPQWEIPIELKRKAPELPIITDPSHICGNWENLFDISQKAMDLNFEGLIIESHHNPEEAWSDAKQQITPEELKSMLDKLVLRNEELNKDQQATIEELRVQIDKYDDMVLDIFEKRMKVAEQIGRYKKENDITILQTKRWDEILNKRIKQGEMKNLSPHFITKIFRAIHQESISHQEKIMSQVEKEMQERKNA
- a CDS encoding prephenate dehydratase → MKQVTTKPLRVAIQGGYGAFHEIAALHYFEKDNVDIVPGQTFSQLLKNLANQHADYGIMAIENMVAGSIIPNYKLLKDSNMKIIGEIYLRIKQNLVALPGQTIDDIKEVYSHSMALLQCQDFFEQHPNIRYIESPDTALSAKHIRDNELKGVGAISSEQAAVRYDLEVIKAGIESNKKNYTRFLILKDRNGDDEEEKNVNKSSLTFALAHKIGSLSKVLSIFSFHHINLSKIQSLPIIGKDWEYQFYVDVEFDDYESYQQALSAVTPFTSGLEILGEYKRGKSIM
- a CDS encoding aminotransferase class I/II-fold pyridoxal phosphate-dependent enzyme codes for the protein MIIDPADRLHTVKEYYFSKKLKEIARMRADGKPVLNLGIGSPDRPPSEEVIQTLQREAEKDHAHGYKGYVGLPELRNAFSEWYKRYYNVILDPDKEILPLIGSKEGILYISMAFLNPGDGVLIPDPGYPTYQAVSQLMQADILTYDLDEQNNWAPDFEKLEQRDLSNVKLMWVNYPNMPTGATASADLFAKLVEFGRKHHILICNDNPYSFILNENPRSILEADGAKEVAIELNSLSKSHNMAGWRVGMLGGKDEYIQTVQKVNSNVHSGMFYAVQQAAVTALQLPDEWYRELNSMYQKRRTIVREIFDLLNCNYSKDATGLFVWAKIPDEAEDAETLSEEILHQANVFITPGFIFGENGKRYLRISLCSNENDLQEAKSRIHQTIN
- a CDS encoding glycoside hydrolase family 2 protein; translation: MKRNVCQKIQHAMLVVAIIPMLSGGCQKPSPEAGWPEINNETKPWTRWWWQGNSLQSETLPQVMTKYHQAGLGGLEITPIYGVKGYEDQFVDYLSPKWMGLLNQTLNIADSLNLGIDMANTSGWPFGGPWIGPRHACKRLVYKKYHFTGDQDIRQKIIYEQKPLARAVRKNPDISDIRYPVSKTDSLQQLALAQVRFPGKLPLVCLMAYSNSEDIVNITDQVNENGKLIWQVPPGEWDVYAVFQGWHGKMVERASPGGEGNVIDHFSEAALKQHLHAFDTAFSGEDIQSIRAFFNDSYEVDDALGESNFTPEFFEAFQQRRGYDLRKHLPALFGETSKEKHQRVLCDYRETISELLLEKFTRPWKNWAHENNALIRNQAHGSPANILDLYGASDIPETEGTDLMRIKFASSAAHLTGKNLTSAEACTWLDEHFQATLGDVKKNIDRYLLGGVNHIVYHGTPYSPPDEQWPGWLFYAAVHFGPTNPFWHDFPALNHYVTRCQSFLQTGKPDNDLLVYFPVYDRWSHLSDRLLEHFDGGAEGTSARELGIKLHNQGYTFDFVSDRQITTLSFKNEQITAQDSRYQAIVVPQTEYMPIETIQHLYDLANKGAKIIFAGTMPGDVPGFGNLEKRQEQYREFKTKPDFSSLDNDIDKAGAGKGAFFKGKPVNEILTATGVQPEPMVKDSLWFIRRKQPHGHTYFILNRSSKKVDQWVQLKKDASSVVLYNPMNDRYGKAATRKDGSVYFQLRPGESCILETYDKAAVSADNYPYWEKAGDSMSIKKNWKVSFEDGGPQMPPRLETKQLKSWTEMGGDLYKRFSGTASYTIILDASEIPDADAWMLDLGKVGESAEVHWNGKKLGTTIHPPHHLVVNEHRIEKNNTLEIRVSNLMANRIAYMDREGVYWKKFYNINFPARKPENRDDDGLFTAEEWEPFGSGLMGQVSLTPLQRKTFSSNTK